From the genome of Streptomyces sp. NBC_01116, one region includes:
- a CDS encoding alkyl hydroperoxide reductase: MALDELKSAIPDFAKDLKLNLGSVIGNSDLPRQQLWGTVLACAIASRSPKVLRELEPEAKANLSAEAYTAAKSAAAIMAMNNVFYRTRHLLSDPEYGTLRAGLRMNVIGNPGVEKVDFELWSLAVSAINGCGQCLDSHEQVLRKAGVDRETIQEAVKVASVIQAVGVTLDAEAVLAE; the protein is encoded by the coding sequence ATGGCTCTCGACGAACTGAAGTCCGCCATACCGGACTTCGCCAAGGACCTGAAGCTCAACCTCGGCTCGGTCATCGGCAACAGCGACCTCCCGCGGCAGCAGCTGTGGGGCACCGTGCTGGCCTGCGCGATCGCCTCGCGTTCGCCGAAGGTGCTGCGCGAGCTGGAGCCCGAGGCGAAGGCCAACCTCTCCGCCGAGGCGTACACCGCGGCGAAGTCGGCGGCCGCGATCATGGCGATGAACAACGTCTTCTACCGGACCCGGCACCTGCTGTCGGACCCGGAGTACGGCACGCTCCGCGCGGGCCTGCGGATGAACGTCATCGGCAACCCGGGCGTGGAGAAGGTCGACTTCGAGCTGTGGTCGCTCGCCGTCTCCGCGATCAACGGCTGTGGCCAGTGCCTGGACTCCCACGAGCAGGTGCTGCGCAAGGCCGGCGTGGACCGTGAGACCATTCAGGAAGCCGTCAAGGTCGCTTCGGTGATCCAGGCGGTCGGTGTGACCCTCGACGCCGAGGCCGTACTCGCCGAGTAG
- a CDS encoding peroxiredoxin — MLTVGDKFPEFDLTACVSLESGKEFEQINHKTYEGKWKIVFAWPKDFTFVCPTEIAAFGKLNEEFLDRDAQVLGFSGDSEFVHHAWRKDHPDLTDLPFPMLADSKHELMRDLGIEGEDGFAQRAVFIVDQNNEIQFTMVTAGSVGRNPKEVLRVLDALQTDELCPCNWTKGENTLDPVALLSGE; from the coding sequence GTGCTCACTGTCGGTGACAAGTTCCCCGAGTTCGACCTGACTGCTTGTGTCTCGCTGGAGAGCGGCAAGGAGTTCGAGCAGATCAACCACAAGACCTACGAGGGCAAGTGGAAGATCGTCTTCGCGTGGCCGAAGGACTTCACCTTCGTGTGCCCCACCGAGATCGCCGCCTTCGGCAAGCTGAACGAGGAGTTCCTGGACCGCGACGCCCAGGTCCTCGGCTTCTCCGGTGACTCCGAGTTCGTGCACCACGCCTGGCGCAAGGACCACCCGGACCTGACCGACCTGCCCTTCCCGATGCTGGCCGACTCGAAGCACGAGCTCATGCGTGACCTCGGCATCGAGGGCGAGGACGGCTTCGCCCAGCGCGCCGTCTTCATCGTCGACCAGAACAACGAGATCCAGTTCACGATGGTGACCGCCGGTTCCGTGGGCCGTAACCCCAAGGAGGTCCTGCGGGTCCTCGACGCCCTGCAGACCGACGAGCTGTGCCCGTGCAACTGGACCAAGGGCGAGAACACCCTCGACCCGGTCGCGCTCCTCTCGGGCGAGTGA
- a CDS encoding LysR substrate-binding domain-containing protein gives MGQGNQGIRPKQSGRSAAKQPSLSQLRAFTAVAEHLHFRDAAAAIGMSQPALSGAVSTLEEALGVQLIERTTRKVLLSPAGERLAVRAGAVLEAVAALMEEAEAVRAPFTGVLRLGVIPTVAPYLLPTVLRLVHERYVDLDLQVHEEQTSSLLEGLAAGRLDLLLLAVPLGVPGVTEIPLFDEDFVLVMEQDHWLGGRVDIPRDALRELPLLLLDEGHCLRDQALDICREAGRTEGAPVTTTAAGLSTLVQLVAGGLGVTLLPRTAVTVETGRNEALATGYFADPAPTRRVALAMRTGSARGGEFEEFAAALREAMRPLPVRLVAEGP, from the coding sequence GTGGGCCAGGGTAATCAGGGCATACGCCCCAAGCAGTCCGGTAGGTCGGCCGCCAAACAGCCCAGCCTGTCGCAGCTGCGCGCCTTCACGGCCGTGGCGGAGCATCTGCACTTCCGGGACGCCGCGGCAGCAATCGGGATGAGTCAGCCCGCACTCTCCGGAGCGGTGTCCACCCTGGAGGAGGCACTGGGTGTCCAGCTCATCGAGCGTACGACGCGCAAGGTGCTGCTCTCGCCCGCGGGGGAGCGGCTCGCGGTGCGGGCCGGGGCGGTGCTGGAGGCCGTCGCCGCGCTGATGGAGGAGGCGGAGGCGGTCCGGGCCCCGTTCACCGGAGTGCTCCGGCTCGGCGTGATCCCGACCGTCGCCCCGTATCTGCTGCCCACCGTGCTCCGCCTCGTCCACGAGCGGTACGTGGACCTCGACCTCCAGGTCCACGAGGAACAGACCTCCTCGCTGCTGGAGGGTCTCGCCGCCGGGCGGCTCGACCTGCTCCTGCTCGCCGTGCCGCTCGGGGTGCCGGGCGTCACCGAGATCCCGCTCTTCGACGAGGACTTCGTGCTGGTCATGGAGCAGGACCACTGGCTCGGCGGCCGGGTGGACATCCCGCGCGACGCGCTGCGCGAACTGCCGCTGCTGCTCCTGGACGAGGGGCACTGCCTGCGCGACCAGGCGCTGGACATCTGCCGCGAGGCGGGCCGCACCGAGGGCGCCCCGGTGACCACGACCGCCGCCGGGCTCTCCACCCTGGTGCAGTTGGTGGCCGGCGGGCTCGGGGTGACGCTGCTGCCCCGGACCGCGGTGACGGTGGAGACCGGCCGCAACGAGGCGCTGGCCACCGGATACTTCGCGGACCCGGCACCCACCCGGCGGGTGGCGCTGGCGATGCGGACCGGGTCGGCGCGGGGCGGCGAGTTCGAGGAGTTCGCGGCCGCCCTGCGCGAGGCGATGCGGCCGCTGCCGGTGCGGCTGGTGGCGGAGGGCCCGTAG
- a CDS encoding FtsX-like permease family protein gives MTLLEEKQAVAPPRPPAPARGAVTLRDLGLGIRFAAAGGREGWIRTLLTAVGVGLGVALLLLASSVPHLLDERSAREQARSESRISAFSDANAPKSDSSVLRIDTSTEYHDRTVAGYLMRPDGSTPVLPPGVERFPAPDTMVVSPALRELLDEPGNELLRDRLPYRITGTVGDAGLLSPGELLYYAGSDALTPANGGHRIAAYGDDRQGIPLPPLLIVLVIMVCVVLLAPVAIFIATAVRFGGDRRDRRLAALRLVGADIRTTRRIAAGEALFGALLGLLFGLVFFLVGRQFVGAVEIWDVSAFPADLAPDLRLASLIAVAVPLTAVLVTLVAMRSVVIEPLGVVRRGRERGRRLWWRLPVPLAGLVVLALWGRVEEYAPVNPFPITAGAVLVLFGLALLLPWLVEACVNRLRGGPVPWQLATRRLQLSSGAASRAVSGVTVAVAGAIALQMMFASMNADFNRMTGADPLRAQFAGYSENVTGEGATAAIEQFRATTGVEVVIGSVEAYASKPGTYAEDEVQPTTSLTVGTCETLRELARIGACEDGDTFVVHPENDKDMTAWVDETARKGEVVEIGSGEKPLRWTLPAGSRTVTGRTDPMGDPHWGIMATIGAVDADKLPGATITTQIRVDRSVPDVAEYVRNTAARIDPGMRFVTIDSVERDRQYASIQTGLQVGASAVLLLIALSMLVSQLEQLRERKRLLSVLVAFGTRRSTLGWSVLWQTAVPVVLGLVVAVAGGLGLGATLVHLIEKEVSDWWLFWPVTGVGGALILLVTLLSLPPLWRMMRPDGLRTE, from the coding sequence ATGACGCTGCTCGAAGAGAAGCAGGCCGTGGCACCGCCGCGTCCGCCAGCGCCCGCGCGGGGCGCGGTGACCCTCCGCGACCTCGGCCTCGGCATCCGGTTCGCCGCCGCAGGCGGCCGCGAGGGCTGGATCCGTACGCTGCTGACCGCCGTCGGCGTCGGCCTCGGCGTCGCGCTGCTGCTGCTCGCCTCCTCCGTACCGCATCTGCTCGACGAGCGGAGCGCGCGCGAGCAGGCCCGCAGCGAGTCCCGGATCTCCGCGTTCTCCGACGCGAACGCCCCGAAGTCGGACAGCTCGGTGCTGCGGATCGATACGTCCACCGAGTACCACGACCGGACCGTCGCGGGCTATCTGATGCGCCCCGACGGCTCGACGCCCGTCCTCCCGCCGGGGGTCGAGCGCTTCCCCGCGCCGGACACGATGGTCGTCTCCCCCGCACTGCGGGAGCTGCTCGACGAGCCGGGCAACGAGCTGCTGCGGGATCGGCTCCCGTACAGGATCACCGGCACGGTCGGCGATGCCGGGCTGCTCTCCCCCGGTGAACTCCTCTACTACGCGGGCAGCGACGCCCTGACGCCGGCCAACGGCGGCCACCGGATCGCCGCGTACGGGGACGACCGCCAGGGCATCCCCCTCCCGCCCCTGCTGATCGTGCTCGTCATCATGGTCTGCGTCGTGCTGCTGGCGCCGGTCGCGATCTTCATCGCCACCGCCGTGCGCTTCGGCGGCGACCGGCGCGACCGGCGGCTGGCCGCGCTGCGCCTGGTCGGCGCGGACATCCGGACGACCCGGCGGATCGCCGCCGGGGAGGCGCTGTTCGGCGCGCTGCTCGGGCTGCTGTTCGGCCTGGTGTTCTTCCTGGTGGGCCGGCAGTTCGTCGGCGCGGTGGAGATCTGGGACGTCAGCGCGTTCCCGGCCGACCTGGCGCCGGACCTCCGGCTGGCGTCGCTGATCGCGGTGGCCGTGCCGCTGACGGCCGTCCTGGTCACCCTGGTGGCGATGCGGTCCGTGGTGATCGAGCCGCTCGGCGTCGTGCGCCGGGGACGTGAGCGGGGACGCCGCCTGTGGTGGCGGCTGCCGGTGCCGCTGGCGGGTCTCGTGGTGCTCGCGCTCTGGGGCCGGGTCGAGGAGTACGCCCCGGTGAACCCGTTCCCGATCACCGCGGGCGCCGTGCTGGTGCTGTTCGGGCTCGCCCTGCTGCTGCCCTGGCTGGTCGAGGCCTGTGTGAACCGGCTGCGCGGCGGCCCGGTGCCGTGGCAGCTCGCGACCCGCAGGCTCCAGTTGAGCAGCGGGGCCGCGTCCCGCGCGGTCAGCGGGGTCACCGTGGCGGTGGCGGGGGCGATCGCCCTCCAGATGATGTTCGCCTCGATGAACGCCGACTTCAACCGGATGACGGGCGCGGACCCCCTCCGGGCCCAGTTCGCCGGGTACTCCGAGAACGTCACGGGCGAGGGGGCCACCGCGGCCATCGAGCAGTTCCGCGCGACCACGGGCGTGGAGGTGGTCATCGGCTCGGTGGAGGCGTACGCGTCCAAGCCCGGCACGTACGCCGAGGACGAGGTCCAGCCCACCACCTCCCTGACCGTCGGCACCTGCGAGACCCTGCGCGAGCTGGCCCGGATCGGCGCCTGCGAGGACGGCGACACCTTCGTCGTCCACCCGGAGAACGACAAGGACATGACCGCCTGGGTCGACGAGACCGCACGCAAGGGCGAGGTGGTCGAGATCGGCTCCGGGGAGAAGCCCCTGCGGTGGACGCTGCCCGCCGGCTCCCGGACCGTGACGGGCCGCACCGACCCGATGGGCGACCCCCACTGGGGGATCATGGCCACGATCGGCGCGGTCGACGCGGACAAGCTGCCCGGGGCGACGATCACCACCCAGATCCGGGTCGACCGGAGTGTGCCGGACGTCGCCGAGTACGTACGCAACACGGCGGCCAGGATCGACCCGGGGATGCGCTTCGTCACGATCGACTCGGTGGAACGCGACCGCCAGTACGCCAGCATCCAGACCGGGCTCCAGGTGGGCGCGAGCGCGGTGCTGCTGCTGATCGCCCTGTCGATGCTGGTCTCCCAGCTGGAGCAGTTGCGTGAGCGCAAGCGGCTGTTGTCGGTGCTGGTGGCCTTCGGCACCCGGCGCTCCACGCTCGGCTGGTCGGTGCTGTGGCAGACGGCCGTGCCGGTGGTGCTCGGTCTGGTGGTGGCGGTCGCGGGCGGTCTGGGCCTCGGGGCGACGCTCGTCCACCTGATCGAGAAGGAGGTCTCCGACTGGTGGCTGTTCTGGCCGGTGACGGGGGTCGGGGGCGCGCTGATCCTGCTGGTCACCCTGTTGTCGCTGCCGCCGCTGTGGCGCATGATGCGCCCGGACGGACTGCGCACCGAGTGA